One Thunnus maccoyii chromosome 14, fThuMac1.1, whole genome shotgun sequence genomic window carries:
- the mrps6 gene encoding 28S ribosomal protein S6, mitochondrial, with product MPRYELALILKAMQRPETAAALRRTVETLMERGAVVRNLENLGERLLPYQITKHNQRHSRGTYFLVDFYAAPNILTSFLDHLHRDVDVVRPTVLKKDTQVSGQNGCGPQQ from the coding sequence ATGCCTCGTTACGAACTGGCCCTGATCCTGAAGGCGATGCAGCGGCCGGAGACAGCGGCTGCTCTCCGGCGGACGGTGGAGACCTTGATGGAGCGGGGCGCAGTGGTGAGAAACCTGGAGAACCTCGGAGAGAGACTGCTGCCCTACCAGATAACCAAACACAACCAGAGGCACAGCCGAGGGACTTACTTTTTGGTCGATTTCTACGCAGCTCCTAACATCCTCACAAGCTTCCTGGATCACCTGCACCGTGATGTGGACGTGGTGAGGCCCACCGTGCTGAAGAAGGACACTCAGGTGTCCGGTCAGAACGGCTGTGGACCCCAGCAGTGA